GTTTTGAAGGGGGAAACACAGGGTTACAAAAATCATCCCCAACTCAACCGGTTTAAAAAAACAGCTGATCCAATTGCTGCAATTAACGAATACTTGCATCACATTTACAAGGAATCATTGAAACGCAACTATAAATTTGATTCAAAGAAAATTAATACTCCCAGGTCCAGAATCAAGATTGATGTTAATTCAGGACAAATAGAGTTTGAGAGACAGCATTTACTAGGAAAGTTGAAATCCCGTGATCCATCACTGTACTTAAAATATCGAATACTAACTCAACTGGATGTTCATCCTTTTTTTAATGTTGTGATAGGAGAAATCGCTGATTGGGAAATCACGAATTAGGACTGTTCAGATAGTAAATTCTTAG
The nucleotide sequence above comes from Nitrospinota bacterium. Encoded proteins:
- a CDS encoding pyrimidine dimer DNA glycosylase/endonuclease V, giving the protein MRLWSIHPKYLDTKGIVALWREGLLAQKVLKGETQGYKNHPQLNRFKKTADPIAAINEYLHHIYKESLKRNYKFDSKKINTPRSRIKIDVNSGQIEFERQHLLGKLKSRDPSLYLKYRILTQLDVHPFFNVVIGEIADWEITN